Proteins encoded by one window of Microcebus murinus isolate Inina chromosome 2, M.murinus_Inina_mat1.0, whole genome shotgun sequence:
- the CRP gene encoding C-reactive protein isoform X1, with protein sequence MEKLLWCFLVLTSFCDAFGQTDMDKKAFVFPTESDNSYVSLKAQVPPGDHASWAPGAGSGYPAGLLCGHDPSFPALPASPLRTEFKCLDWEFTNHMGKSFVQENQNCRYSEMGNPVRLQSLQFLKASWKGSLFVLGKMRYVGIVTLLLPRAYIAMVFVCSRCFLSFSVLPRNSSPTPGEPRGAVNSSSMPTFPTYPGRKSGCVAHAMPSYPSRPSPHLPPGGCFGWLCVARRTDDSLPKH encoded by the exons ATGGAGAAGCTGTTGTGGTGTTTCCTGGTCTTGACCAGCTTCTGTGATGCTTTTGGCCAGACAG ACATGGATAAGAAGGCCTTTGTGTTCCCCACAGAGTCGGACAATTCCTATGTATCCCTGAAAGCACAG GTGCCTCCTGGGGATCACGCCTCATGGGCCCCTGGTGCTGGCTCTGGATACCCCGCAGGCCTGCTCTGTGGACACGACCCCAGCTTCCCTGCTCTGCCTGCCTCACCCTTGAGAACGGAATTTAAGTGTCTGGATTGGGAGTTCACGAACCACATGGGGAAGAGTTTTGTCCAGGAGAATCAGAattgcag GTATTCTGAAATGGGAAACCCAGTAAGACTGCAGTCCCTCCAATTCCTCAAAGCATCCTGGAAAGGCAGCCTTTTTGTCCTGGGCAAAATGAGGTATGTAGGTATAGTTACTTTGTTACTGCCAAGAGCTTACATAGCAATGGTTTTTGTTTGCTCTCGCTGCTTTCTTAGTTTTTCAGTTCTTCCGAGAAACTCTTCCCCCACTCCTGGTGAGCCTCGTGGGGCTGTGAATTCCTCCTCCATGCCCACCTTCCCAACCTACCCTGGCCGTAAGAGTGGCTGCGTGGCCCACGCCATGCCCTCCTATCCCAGCCGCCCATCTCCCCATCTCCCACCTGGAGGTTGTTTTGGGTGGTTATGTGTTGCCCGCAGGACTGATGATAGTCTTCCCAAGCACTGA
- the CRP gene encoding C-reactive protein isoform X2, translated as MEKLLWCFLVLTSFCDAFGQTDMDKKAFVFPTESDNSYVSLKAQVKKPLKAFTVCLHVYTELSKTRGYSIFSYATKKQANDILIFWSKGRGYTFGVGGPEVVFAAPEATVAPVHICASWESASGIAEFWVDGKPRVRKSLQKGYSVGTEASIILGQEQDSFGGSFDANQCLVGDIGDVNMWDFVLSPGEINSVYVGGTVSPNVLDWRKLTYEAHGEVFTKPQLWP; from the exons ATGGAGAAGCTGTTGTGGTGTTTCCTGGTCTTGACCAGCTTCTGTGATGCTTTTGGCCAGACAG ACATGGATAAGAAGGCCTTTGTGTTCCCCACAGAGTCGGACAATTCCTATGTATCCCTGAAAGCACAGGTAAAGAAGCCTCTCAAAGCCTTCACTGTGTGCCTCCATGTCTACACTGAGCTATCCAAGACCCGTGGATACAGTATTTTCTCTTATGCTACAAAGAAACAAGCTAATGACATCCTCATATTTTGGTCTAAGGGTAGAGGATATACTTTCGGGGTGGGTGGGCCTGAGGTAGTATTCGCGGCTCCTGAAGCCACCGTAGCTCCAGTACACATTTGTGCCAGCTGGGAGTCCGCCTCAGGGATTGCCGAGTTCTGGGTGGACGGGAAGCCCAGGGTGAGGAAGAGTCTGCAGAAGGGATACTCTGTGGGGACAGAGGCAAGCATCatcctggggcaggagcaggatTCTTTCGGTGGGAGCTTTGACGCAAACCAGTGCCTGGTGGGAGACATTGGAGACGTGAACATGTGGGACTTCGTGCTGTCTCCAGGAGAGATTAACAGCGTCTATGTTGGTGGGACCGTAAGCCCAAATGTCCTGGACTGGCGCAAGCTGACATATGAAGCACACGGTGAAGTGTTCACCAAGCCCCAGCTGTGGCCCTGA
- the CRP gene encoding C-reactive protein isoform X3, with the protein MEKLLWCFLVLTSFCDAFGQTDMDKKAFVFPTESDNSYVSLKAQVPPGDHASWAPGAGSGYPAGLLCGHDPSFPALPASPLRTEFKCLDWEFTNHMGKSFVQENQNCRYSEMGNPVRLQSLQFLKASWKGSLFVLGKMRTDDSLPKH; encoded by the exons ATGGAGAAGCTGTTGTGGTGTTTCCTGGTCTTGACCAGCTTCTGTGATGCTTTTGGCCAGACAG ACATGGATAAGAAGGCCTTTGTGTTCCCCACAGAGTCGGACAATTCCTATGTATCCCTGAAAGCACAG GTGCCTCCTGGGGATCACGCCTCATGGGCCCCTGGTGCTGGCTCTGGATACCCCGCAGGCCTGCTCTGTGGACACGACCCCAGCTTCCCTGCTCTGCCTGCCTCACCCTTGAGAACGGAATTTAAGTGTCTGGATTGGGAGTTCACGAACCACATGGGGAAGAGTTTTGTCCAGGAGAATCAGAattgcag GTATTCTGAAATGGGAAACCCAGTAAGACTGCAGTCCCTCCAATTCCTCAAAGCATCCTGGAAAGGCAGCCTTTTTGTCCTGGGCAAAATGAG GACTGATGATAGTCTTCCCAAGCACTGA